The DNA region TGGATTTCGCCTCCCGCCCGATCACCAGGTGGATCAGTCCGCCCAGCACGTCCACGCACGCGTTCAGCTTCAGCGCGTCGATCGGGCACGTCCTCCCCGTCGGCGGCGTCGGGGGCGGTGTCGGTGGTACGTACGGAGGAGTCGGCGGCACGTAGGGCGGCGTCGGTGGCACGTAGGGCGGCGTCGGTGGCACGTAAGGCGGAGTCGGAGGCACGTATGGCGGGACGTAGGGAGGAGTTGGTGGCACGTACGGCGGTGGCCGTGGCGTCGGGGGAACGTACGGTGGCGCGTACGGCGGATTGCATGGCGGGCACTTGGACGGGGGATTGTGGTGGTGCTTGGGCGGCTTGCCGTGGTGGGGCGGGCTGTGGCCGGCCCCGGGGGACGGCCTATCTGGGGAGCCCCTGCCGGGAGGCGGGTACCACGGGCGGCCGTGgccgccgggcgccggcggcgggcaGTTCCATGCCAACGAGCTGGGGAgcacgacggcggcgaggacAAGGAGAACGCGAACGGACGCGAAGGTGGCCATGCcgccgcgcgctcggctcaAGCGATGGCCGTGAACGATTGTACTCGTACACGCATACACGCCTCCTTTTATAGCTAGAGGGACCTCACGAGCGGTCGAGTGAGTGCAGCACAGCGACCAAGCTCTGGCACACAATGGCAGTCTCACACTCTCACGTTCCAATGCTTGAGCCAGCCTCCATGACTTGTCATCACTGCTCACTAATCATGGTTGAAGGCATCAACAATGCTGCTAGGTCCTTATAGCTAGATGCATAAAAAATAGTGTTAAACACtgcataaaaattataattttcaataaAAGAAAGACTATACATacttaaaaattatagttttaaattataattttaaaaacAGACTACACATGCTAAAATATGGTTCACTATCTTGTTAACATTTAT from Phragmites australis chromosome 8, lpPhrAust1.1, whole genome shotgun sequence includes:
- the LOC133925776 gene encoding 36.4 kDa proline-rich protein-like encodes the protein MATFASVRVLLVLAAVVLPSSLAWNCPPPAPGGHGRPWYPPPGRGSPDRPSPGAGHSPPHHGKPPKHHHNPPSKCPPCNPPYAPPYVPPTPRPPPYVPPTPPYVPPYVPPTPPYVPPTPPYVPPTPPYVPPTPPYVPPTPPPTPPTGRTCPIDALKLNACVDVLGGLIHLVIGREAKSKCCPLVQGIADLDAALCLCTTIRARLLGINIYLPVALELLITCGKHPPPGFQCPPLYASTTEIDHQLRA